In one window of Henckelia pumila isolate YLH828 chromosome 1, ASM3356847v2, whole genome shotgun sequence DNA:
- the LOC140861774 gene encoding uncharacterized protein has protein sequence MGQRSQVGGTLPPPGMDDQEKEEMWKKIRMLRQQLGSKGSDLKKESPFALAILEEELPDSYKKPSVGEYDGSTDPEEHMGRFENAALLHQYSDGIKCRVFLSTLVKSTQQWFNMLKPGSIRSFEDFRVAFMHKFSSSKKYQKNYLSLFVMKQHDQETLREFIQRFNGAALEVPTATPDIVISAFTQGLKVGEFFKSLVKKPPSSYDDILARAKKYVNLEDAQRYRRTEYKPGGSTVEEADKGGR, from the coding sequence ATGGGTCAGCGGAGTCAGGTGGGGGGAACCCTACCCCCTCCGGGCATGGATGACCAAGAGAAGGAGGAAATGTGGAAGAAGATAAGGATGTTGAGACAACAACTTGGGAGCAAGGGTTCAGATCTTAAGAAAGAAAGTCCATTTGCCCTTGCGATTTTGGAGGAAGAACTTCCAGATAGTTACAAGAAGCCAAGCGTGGGAGAATATGATGGAAGTACGGACCCGGAGGAACATATGGGAAGGTTTGAGAACGCTGCCCTATTGCACCAATACTCTGATGGTATAAAGTGTCGAGTATTCTTGAGCACGCTGGTAAAGTCCACCCAGCAATGGTTCAACATGTTGAAGCCTGGGTCCATAAGGTCTTTTGAGGATTTTCGTGTGGCCTTTATGCATAAGTTTTCTAGTAGCAAAAAGTACCAAAAGAACTATTTGAGTTTATTTGTGATGAAGCAACATGATCAGGAAACTTTAAGGGAATTTATCCAACGCTTTAATGGGGCAGCTTTGGAAGTGCCGACCGCTACTCCTGATATAGTGATCAGCGCCTTTACCCAAGGGTTGAAGGTAGGTGAATTCTTCAAGTCTCTAGTTAAGAAGCCTCCATCAAGTTACGATGATATTTTGGCACGAGCGAAAAAGTATGTGAATTTAGAGGATGCTCAAAGATACAGGAGGACTGAATATAAGCCAGGGGGTAGTACCGTGGAAGAGGCGGATAAGGGAGGTAGATAA